Below is a window of Microbacterium croceum DNA.
GTCGTTGCGGCTGTTCGTCGCCCGGGGCAGCATCGCATACTCGGCGGTCACCCACCCCTTGCCCTTGCCCGTCAGCCAGCGCGGAACGCCGTTGGTGAAGGATGCCGTGCACAGCACCTTCGTGCCGCCGAAGCTGATCAGCGCGGATCCCTCAGCTTGTGCGCTCCATCCGCGCTCGATGGTGATCTCGCGGAGCTGATCGGTGGAACGGCCGTCGGCGCGGACGATTTCGGTCATGGTCTTCTTTCGAGTGGGGGGAGGGAGGACCGCGCCGCGTCAGTACGGCTCGGAGAGGGATTCGGGAAGAGTGATGACGCCGGTCTGCACCAGCTGCACGTCACGGACCTCGCGGCCCATGAGACGGTTGGCGAGGGCGGTGAACTCCGTGGCGGAGTCGCCGGTCGCCTCGTACACGTAGGTCGCGGTCGCATCCGGCGAGGCGAGGAGATCATCGCGGACCAGCTGTCGGTACACGTCACCCGCGGTCTCGTCATCGCTGGAGACGAGGGTCACACCCTCGCCCATCACGTAGCTGATGGCGCCGCGGAGGAACGGATAATGCGTGCAGCCCAGCACGAGCGTGTCGACCCCGGCATCGCGCAGCGGGGCCAGGTACTCCTCGGCGACCGCCAGCACTTCGGGTGTGCCGGTGATGCCCGCCTCGACGAACTCGACGAAGCGCGGACAGGCGGCGGTGAAGACCTCGAGCCGCTCGTTCACCTCGAGCATGTCCTGGTAGGCGCGCGAGCCGATCGTGCCGATCGTGCCGATGACGCCCACCCGCCCGTTGCGGGTCGTGGAGACGGCCCGACGCACTGCCGGGCCGATGACCTCCACCACGGGGATGTCGTAGCGCTCTCTGGCATCGCGCAGCATCGCCGACGACGCCGTGTTGCACGCGATCACGAGCATCTTGACGCCCTGATCGACCAGGGTGTCGAGCACTTCGAGCGAGTAGCGGCGCACGTCGGCGATCGGCTTCGGCCCGTATGGCGAGTGCGCTGTGTCGCCGATGTAGACGAACGATTCACGGGGCAGCTGGGCGCGAATGGCCCGTGCCACCGTGAGCCCGCCGACACCGGAGTCGAAGATCCCGATCGGCGCGTCGTTCATGACTCCCCAGCCTACCCGCGTCGGAGCCGCCGCGCGCATCACCGCGCTCACTAAGCTGAGCGCATGACCTCGTCGACGGCGCTGCTCACCGACCGCTATGAGCTGACGATGCTCGCTGCCTCGCTCCGCGACGGGACGGCCTTCCGCCCCAGCGTGTTCGAGCTGTTCTCCCGGCGCCTCTCGGGCGGGCGCCGGTTCGGGGTGGTCGCCGGGACCGGACGCCTGCTGAGCCTCGTGAGGGACTTCCGTTTCGGCGACGACGAGCTGCGCTTCCTCCGCGACAACCGGATCGTGGATGCGCCCGCGGTGAAGTACCTCGAGGAGTACCGGTTCACCGGCTCGATCCGCGGCTACCGCGAGGGCGAACTGTACTTCCCCGGCTCCCCCATCCTCACGGTCGAGGGGACGTTCGCCGACGCGGTGGTCCTCGAGACGCTGGCCCTGAGCGTGCTCAATCACGACTCGGCCGTGGCCACCGCGGCGTCGCGCATGAGCATCGCCGCCGGTGAGCGACCGCTCGCCGAGATGGGCTCGCGTCGCGCGGCCGAGCACTCCGCCGTCGCCGCCGCCCGTGCCGCCTACATCGCCGGATTCGGTGCAACGAGCAACCTGGAGGCCGGGCGTCGCTGGGACATTCCGACGATGGGCACGGCCGCACACTCCTGGACCCTGTTGCACGACACCGAGGAGCAGGCGTTCCGTGCACAGATCGACAGTCTGGGCACCGGAACGACGCTGCTCGTCGACACCTACGACATACGCACCGGAGTCGAGACTGCGATCCGCGTGGCGGGAACCGGGCTCGGCGGCGTGCGCATCGACTCGGGCGACCTGCCGATCGTGGCGGCCGAGGTGCGCGCCCAGCTCGACGAGCTCGGTGCGACGGAGACGCGCATCACCGTGACCAGCGATCTCGACGAGTACGCCATCGCCGCCCTCGCAGCCTCCCCCGTGGACTCCTACGGCGTCGGAACCTCCGTCGTCACCGGTTCCGGCTATCCGACCGCGAGCATGGTCTACAAGCTCGTCGCACGCCAGGACTCAGACGGCTCCTGGGTCGGCGTGGCGAAGGCATCAGCGGATAAGGCGTCGCACGGCGGGCGCAAGGCAGCCTTCCGCACGATCGAGGACGGTGTGGCGGTGAGCGAGACGGTGGTGGTCGCCGACGGCTTCGAGAAGCTCGAGTCGCCTTCGGGGCACACAGATGGTCGCGCCCTGCAGGTGACCTTCGCGGAGAGCGGCGACATCGACACCGCCCACGAAGGCCCAGCGGGAACCTCGGCCGCGCGCGCCCACCACCTGCGAGTGCGCGAAGAGCTGCCGGTGCGGGCCCTCGCGCTCAGCAAGTCGGACCCCGCGATCCCCACGGTCTACGTCGACGTCGCCTGACAGGTCGTCGGGGCGCGCCGGTCCGCTGGTATTTGACGGGCTATCCCGTCAGCGGACCATGGACTCGTAGATCTCTTTGCACGTCGGGCAGATGGGGAACTTCTCGGGGTCGCGCCCCGGAGTCCACTTCTTCCCGCAGAGCGCACGCACCGGCTTGCCGGTGATCGCAGACTCGAGGATCTTGTCCTTCTTCACGTAATGCGAGAAGCGCTCATGGTCACCCGGTTCGAGGTTCTCCTCACGAAGGAGCTCTTCCAGTTCGCGATCAAGCGTTGCCACGCCGCCCTGATCGGGGCTGTCCAGCGGAGTACTCATCCCGTGAGTCTAGCCGCGTCAGGGTCCGCGTGGGCGGTCGTCATGCGGTCTCGACGAACTCCATGAGCCGTTCGCCGCTGCGCTCGAAGATGCGACCGCCGATCGTCGCTCCGACGACGAGCACGACGACGCCGCTCGCGATGCCGACCCAGAACGTCGCCGGCGCGTAGGTCACATCGTCGGCGATCGTCGCGACGAACAGCCAGATCGTCGGAACGCTGAACAGGATGGCGCCGAGGAACGCCGCCGCCGGCCCGAAGGCGCCGCGCGACGTCGGTCGTTGCGGCTGCTGGAACGGACTGTCGCCCGGACGCGATACCGCGTAGGGGGCGACGACCGAGACGATGCTGGAGATACCGAGAGCGGAGAACAGCAGGCTCGCCGCCAGCCCGATCAGGGGCAGGAGTAGTCGCAGGTCGCCGATGAAGACCAGCGACAGCGGGATGGCGACAGCGAGCACAGGAACCGCGACCAGCACCACCGGCACCAGCCGCCCGAGCCGGTCGGGGACACCCCGCACGCCGCTGGCGACATGCGTCCACAGCGCCGTCGAGTCGTAGGCGACGTCGTTGTGCGGCAGCCACCCGAAGAACAGCGCCATCACGGGCACAGGGATCAACGCCGCGATCTCGAGCGGAACTCCGGCCACCAGGAGCGGGAACACCGTCAGCACTCCCGCGACGGGCACGACGATGATGTTCATGATGTAGCGACGGTCGCGCAGCCAGTAGACGAGGCTGCGCGCGGCGATCGCTCCGAAGGCGTTGGACGGCAACAGACCGAACCATCCGAGACCTGTGCGTTCGCGCGCGGCGGCCGGTCGCTCGGTGGTCGTGAGCAGGCGCCGGACCAGCCAGGCCCACAGTCCCCACAACCCGCCGGCCGTGACCACAGCGATGACTCCGCTGATCCATGCCACGGCGATGTCGCCGGTCGCGATCGCGAACAGGAATCCGGGAGATGCGCCGAACGGCGTGAAGCCGAACACTGTGGTGAGGGTCTCCAGGGACCCCGGCACGCGCCCGTCCCAGCGCATCGACGCGAAGAAGACCGCGACGGGGAACGCGACGACGATCAGGGCGAGCGCGAACAGCGCCGTGAGCTCACGGGAACGCCGCTCTGGCAGGAAGAGGGCATTGATGGCCATGCCGATACGGGCCGTCAGCACCGTGCTGAGCAGGCCGACGACCGTCATGAGCACGGCGAGCGGCCATGGCGCGCCGAGCGCGATGGCCACCGCGCAGACGCTCGCGTACACGGCCAACAGCGCCAAGCTCGGCACGCTCACGAAGGCGGCGACGGTGAGGACCCAGGGCATCGTGCGCTCGTCGACGCCGAACACCGCGAATCTGCGCGGGTCGAGCTGATCGACCGCTCCCACCAGGATCGGCCCCACCAGGAATCCGAGAATGATCGCGACGCCGCCGAGCACGGTGACCGTGCGCGCGACAGGAGCCGGAGCGCCGGACAGGGAATGCACGGCGATGCAGACCGCGATGGTCAGAGCGATGAGGGCGGCCAGAGTGACGAGCGTGCGTCCTCGACGATCCCCGCGCAGCGATCCGATCAGGAGCGCGAGTCTCAGTCGGAGAACATGTGCAACCACTCGAGACCCTCCACTTCTCCGATGCCGCCCGAGAGCTCGACGAATCGAGCCTCGAGAGTCTGTCCGGCGCGGACCTCGTCGATCGTCCCCTCCGCGAGGACCTCACCGCCGACGATGATGGCGACCCGCGAGCACACCCGCTCGACCAGATCCATACCGTGGCTGGAAAGGATCACCGTGCCACCGTGTGAGACGTAGGCGCGGAGGATGTCGAGGATGACCGCAGACGACACCGGATCGACGGACTCGAAGGGCTCGTCGAGCACGAGCACTCTCGGCGAGTGGATCATCGCTCCCGCGAGCATGAGCTTCTTGGTCATTCCCGCCGAGTAGTCGGAGACGACACGGCTGAGCGCCTCCTGCAGGTCGAACGCCCGCGCCAGGTCGGCGGTGCGCTTCTCGATCACGCTCGGGGCGAGTCCGCGCAGCAGACCGTAGTAGTAGAGGAGCTGACGGCCGGTGAGCCGATCGAAAGTGCGCAGGCGATCAGGTAGCACGCCCATGACACGTTTCGCTGCCAGCGGCTGCGAAGCCTGATCGATGCCGCAGATCGCCACCGTGCCCTCGTCCGCACGCAGGAGCCCTGCCACGATCGAGAGCGTCGTGGTCTTTCCGGCGCCGTTGGGACCGACGATCCCGTAGAACGACCCTGCGGGAACCGTCAGATCGATCCCATCGACCGCGCGGTTGTCGCCGAAGTGCTTCACCAGACCGCGGATGCTGATCGCGGCGGTGCCGGAGACCTCGTGCACCTCGGCGACGACGCGCGCCGTGGCGTTCGCTCCGGTATCGGTTTTCTCGCGCGGCTCATCGGCGGGAAGATCGACCGCCGTGTCGTCGGCGTCGTTGTCCTCGCTGGTCGACTCGACGACTGGGGCCTCCGCCGCGGGGGCCGCGTCCTCGGCTGCGGCCGTCGCTTCTCCTGCTACTCCCGTATCGACTGCCGATGCCGGTGCCGGTGCCGGTGCGTCGACGATCACCGTCTCGACGGGCGCCTCCACGGGCGCGACCACCGTCTCAGCATCCTCCGCGGCCTTCGCCGCCGCAGCCTTGGAAGCGGCAGATTTCGCGGCCGCAGACTTCGCCGCCGCGGTCTTCGCAGCCGCCGTGCGTGCAGCCGCGGTCCGAGTCGCCGACTTCGTCTCGGCAGCCTTCGCAGCCGCCGCCTTCGCCGCCGCGGTCTTCGCCGCCGCGGTCTGGGCACCGGTGGGCTTCGCCGCGGTCGACTTCGCGGCCGTGGTCTTCACGGCCGAGCTCTTCGCGGCCGCGGCCTTCGCAGCCGTGGTCTTCACGGCCGAGCTCTTAGCAGCCGTGGTCTTCGCGGCCGTGGACGTGGCGCGCGGAGACGCGGACGAGGTCGATCCGGCACGGGCAGCGGTGTTGCGCGCTGCAGCGGCGCGCGCTGCGGTGGTCTTCTTCGCCGGGGTCGCGCTCGACTCGGCTTTCCCGGCCGTAGCATTCTTCGACGTCGCGGGCTCGATCACCACTTCCGCGTTGGCGGCAGCCTTGTCCGCTGCCGACTTCGCCGCAGCCGTAGCGGCCGGCTTCTTCGCAGCGGTCTTCTTCGCCGCGGTCGCCTTCGCCGCGGTCGTTTTCGCCGCGGTCGCCTTCGCCGCCGGCTTCCGCGCCGCAGGGGCACGCTTCACCGGCGACTTCTTGGCTGCTGCAGCGCTCACTCCCGCGGTCGTCCGCTTCGCAGTCGCCTTCGCGGGAGGGGTCTTGGGGTCGTCCACCTGGTCGGTGCGGTCGTCAGGGGAGGAAGTCACTGTTCTACGGTATCAACGAGCTGTGGCGAGCCTGTGGTTCCGCGCAACATTTCAGGGAATCAGCAGTGAGTTCTCCCGAGAACAGGGCGTTCGTGCGATTCTGTGTGTTGCGTGTGCACTCGGTCACGAAATGGCAACAGGGGCCTCCTGCCCCGTGGCTTCCCAGACTGAATCGCTACCATGAAATTCGGCACGAAGAAGTGTCTGGTCGGTGAACCGATCCTTAACACACCTCTTTTAGGAGCACTCGTGACTCTTCAGACCGTCATCCTCGCAGCCGGAATGGGCTCGCGACTCGGCCGCGCGCTGCCGAAGCCGCTCACCGAGCTGAGCGACGGGCGCACGATCATGCGCCAGCAGCACGACAACATCAAGGCTGCGTTCGGCTCCGATGCCCGCATCACCACGGTCGTCGGCTACCGCGCCGAGACGATCATCGACGCCTTCCCGTCGGCGAACTACGTGCACAACGAGCGATACGACGAGACCAACACGTCGAAGAGCCTGCTGCGCGCCCTCGGCGCGACCGGCAGGGGCGGCGTGCTCTGGATGAACGGCGATGTGGTCTTCGACCCGATGATCCTGGGTCGTGCCGCGGCGTTCATCGAGCGTGACCAGTCGTTCGTCACGGTCAACACCTCCAAGGTGAGCGACGAAGAGGTGAAGTACACCGTCACGGCCGAGGGCTTCATCAAGGAGCTTTCGAAGACCGTCAAGGGCGGACTCGGCGAGGCCGTCGGCATCAACTACATCTCGGCGGCGAGCAAGAAGGCGTTCATGCGTCAACTGCAGCGCGTCGAAGACCAGGACTACTTCGAGCGCGGACTCGAGCTCGCGATCGCCGAAGACGGCCTCCTGCTCGAGCCGATGGACGTCTCCGACCTG
It encodes the following:
- a CDS encoding ABC transporter ATP-binding protein; the protein is MTSSPDDRTDQVDDPKTPPAKATAKRTTAGVSAAAAKKSPVKRAPAARKPAAKATAAKTTAAKATAAKKTAAKKPAATAAAKSAADKAAANAEVVIEPATSKNATAGKAESSATPAKKTTAARAAAARNTAARAGSTSSASPRATSTAAKTTAAKSSAVKTTAAKAAAAKSSAVKTTAAKSTAAKPTGAQTAAAKTAAAKAAAAKAAETKSATRTAAARTAAAKTAAAKSAAAKSAASKAAAAKAAEDAETVVAPVEAPVETVIVDAPAPAPASAVDTGVAGEATAAAEDAAPAAEAPVVESTSEDNDADDTAVDLPADEPREKTDTGANATARVVAEVHEVSGTAAISIRGLVKHFGDNRAVDGIDLTVPAGSFYGIVGPNGAGKTTTLSIVAGLLRADEGTVAICGIDQASQPLAAKRVMGVLPDRLRTFDRLTGRQLLYYYGLLRGLAPSVIEKRTADLARAFDLQEALSRVVSDYSAGMTKKLMLAGAMIHSPRVLVLDEPFESVDPVSSAVILDILRAYVSHGGTVILSSHGMDLVERVCSRVAIIVGGEVLAEGTIDEVRAGQTLEARFVELSGGIGEVEGLEWLHMFSD
- the murI gene encoding glutamate racemase, with product MNDAPIGIFDSGVGGLTVARAIRAQLPRESFVYIGDTAHSPYGPKPIADVRRYSLEVLDTLVDQGVKMLVIACNTASSAMLRDARERYDIPVVEVIGPAVRRAVSTTRNGRVGVIGTIGTIGSRAYQDMLEVNERLEVFTAACPRFVEFVEAGITGTPEVLAVAEEYLAPLRDAGVDTLVLGCTHYPFLRGAISYVMGEGVTLVSSDDETAGDVYRQLVRDDLLASPDATATYVYEATGDSATEFTALANRLMGREVRDVQLVQTGVITLPESLSEPY
- a CDS encoding DUF3039 domain-containing protein — translated: MSTPLDSPDQGGVATLDRELEELLREENLEPGDHERFSHYVKKDKILESAITGKPVRALCGKKWTPGRDPEKFPICPTCKEIYESMVR
- a CDS encoding phosphocholine cytidylyltransferase family protein, which translates into the protein MTLQTVILAAGMGSRLGRALPKPLTELSDGRTIMRQQHDNIKAAFGSDARITTVVGYRAETIIDAFPSANYVHNERYDETNTSKSLLRALGATGRGGVLWMNGDVVFDPMILGRAAAFIERDQSFVTVNTSKVSDEEVKYTVTAEGFIKELSKTVKGGLGEAVGINYISAASKKAFMRQLQRVEDQDYFERGLELAIAEDGLLLEPMDVSDLYAVEVDFAEDLERANLFV
- a CDS encoding nicotinate phosphoribosyltransferase → MTSSTALLTDRYELTMLAASLRDGTAFRPSVFELFSRRLSGGRRFGVVAGTGRLLSLVRDFRFGDDELRFLRDNRIVDAPAVKYLEEYRFTGSIRGYREGELYFPGSPILTVEGTFADAVVLETLALSVLNHDSAVATAASRMSIAAGERPLAEMGSRRAAEHSAVAAARAAYIAGFGATSNLEAGRRWDIPTMGTAAHSWTLLHDTEEQAFRAQIDSLGTGTTLLVDTYDIRTGVETAIRVAGTGLGGVRIDSGDLPIVAAEVRAQLDELGATETRITVTSDLDEYAIAALAASPVDSYGVGTSVVTGSGYPTASMVYKLVARQDSDGSWVGVAKASADKASHGGRKAAFRTIEDGVAVSETVVVADGFEKLESPSGHTDGRALQVTFAESGDIDTAHEGPAGTSAARAHHLRVREELPVRALALSKSDPAIPTVYVDVA